DNA sequence from the Staphylococcus epidermidis genome:
TAATTTCTAATAACTCTACCATGCCTACAGATGTTGATCCCTCTTCAACAATGAAACGTCGCTCTGTTTCATCTAAAATATGCTTTGTATATAAATTTTCTAATTCGCTTAATGATTGATAAGGCTCTTCAAACCAATACGACATAATGGAATACTCATTATTCAAATGATGTATAAATGATAAATCTGTCTTCTCCAATGCCCTAATAATCAAAGTCATCCCTCTTTCTTAATTTCTTGTTATTTATTACTAGTGTATTAGAAAACACAAATTTTCTCTAATACTTAACTAACTTCTTAATCATTGTCATTTCAACTTACTTAGATGTTCGATTTAAAATTGCTTTATTAAAAAGAAAATTTTCCCAAACCTAATTATTGTAATTATTTAATATAAAAAAGAGACCTTTCGGTCTCGTACTTTGTCTGGTAACATCTTATTCTATCGAAACGTTAGTCCAACTACCATCATCGGATGCTAAGAAGTTTCCTTCACTCAAGACAAGCGCTAGGCTCTCACTTTATATATAGTGTTCATTAACTCGTTTAGATTATCTAAATTCATTGTCTCTCTCATTTATTCATAAGTTCCTAATACTTTCTCCTCGCCGAGAAACCTATTTTTTAGAACTATTTTTGTATAAAAAAAAGAGACCTTTCGGTCTCGATTAGGCTCATCGCATCTTATACGATATTTGCCTGGCAACGTCCTACTCTAGCGGAACGTCAGTCCGACTACCATCGGCGCTAAGGAGCTTAACTTCTGTGTTCGGCATGGGAACAGGTGTGACCTCCTTGCCATTGTCACCAGACAAATGAATGATTATACATTCAAAACTAGATAGTAAGTAAGATTTTGCGTCGCAAAACGTTTTTTAAAAATTGATTAAGTCTTCGATCGATTAGTATTCGTCAGCTCCACGTGTCACCACGCTTCCACCTCGAACCTATTAACCTCGTCATCTTCGAGGGATCTTATAACCGAAGTTGGGAAATCTCATCTTGAGGGGGGCTTCATGCTTAGATGCTTTCAGCACTTATCCCGTCCATACATAGCTACCCAGCTATGCCGTTGGCACGACAACTGGTACACCAGAGGTATGTCCATCCCGGTCCTCTCGTACTAAGGACAGCTCCTCTCAAATTTCCTACGCCCACGACGGATAGGGACCGAACTGTCTCACGACGTTCTGAACCCAGCTCGCGTACCGCTTTAATGGGCGAACAGCCCAACCCTTGGGACCGACTACAGCCCCAGGATGCGATGAGCCGACATCGAGGTGCCAAACCTCCCCGTCGATGTGAACTCTTGGGGGAGATAAGCCTGTTATCCCCGGGGTAGCTTTTATCCGTTGAGCGATGGCCCTTCCATGCGGAACCACCGGATCACTAAGTCCGTCTTTCGACCCTGCTCGACTTGTAGGTCTCGCAGTCAAGCTCCCTTATGCCTTTACACTCTATGAATGATTTCCAACCATTCTGAGGGAACCTTTGAGCGCCTCCGTTACCTTTTAGGAGGCGACCGCCCCAGTCAAACTGCCCGCCTGACACTGTCTCCCACCACGATAAGTGGTGCGGGTTAGAAAGCCAACACAGCTAGGGTAGTATCCCACCAACGCCTCCACGTAAGCTAGCGCTCACGTTTCAAAGGCTCCTACCTATCCTGTACAAGCTGTGCCGAATTTCAATATCAGGCTACAGTAAAGCTCCACGGGGTCTTTCCGTCCTGTCGCGGGTAACCTGCATCTTCACAGGTACTATGATTTCACCGAGTCTCTCGTTGAGACAGTGCCCAAATCGTTACGCCTTTCGTGCGGGTCGGAACTTACCCGACAAGGAATTTCGCTACCTTAGGACCGTTATAGTTACGGCCGCCGTTTACTGGGGCTTCGATTCGTAGCTTCGCAGAAGCTAACCACTCCTCTTAACCTTCCAGCACCGGGCAGGCGTCAGCCCCTATACATCACCTTACGGTTTAGCAGAGACCTGTGTTTTTGATAAACAGTCGCTTGGGCCTATTCACTGCGGCTCTTCTGGGCGTGAACCCTAAAGAGCACCCCTTCTCCCGAAGTTACGGGGTCATTTTGCCGAGTTCCTTAACGAGAGTTCGCTCGCTCACCTTAGAATTCTCATCTTGACTACCTGTGTCGGTTTGCGGTACGGGCACCTGTTATCTATCTAGAGGCTTTTCTCGGCAGTGTGAAATCAACGACTCGAGGAAACAATTTCCTCTCCCCATCACAGCTCAGCCTTATGAGTGCCGGATTTGCCTAACACTCAGCCTTACTGCTTGGACGTGCACTCCAACAGCACGCTTCGCCTATCCTACTGCGTCCCCCCATCGATTAAAACGATACTAGGTGGTACAGGAATATCAACCTGTTATCCATCGCCTACGCCTGTCGGCCTCAGCTTAGGACCCGACTAACCCAGAGCGGACGAGCCTTCCTCTGGAAACCTTAGTCAATCGGTGGACGGGATTCTCACCCGTCTTTCGCTACTCACACCGGCATTCTCACTTCTAAGCGCTCCACATGTCCTTGCGATCATGCTTCGACGCCCTTAGAACGCTCTCCTACCATTGTCCAAAGGACAATCCACAGCTTCGGTAATATGTTTAGCCCCGGTACATTTTCGGCGCAGTGTCACTCGACTAGTGAGCTATTACGCACTCTTTAAATGATGGCTGCTTCTAAGCCAACATCCTAGTTGTCTGGGCAACGCCACATCCTTTTCCACTTAACATATATTTTGGGACCTTAGCTGGTGGTCTGGGCTGTTTCCCTTTCGAACACGGACCTTATCACCCATGTTCTGACTCCCAAGTTAAATTAATTGGCATTCGGAGTTTGTCTGAATTCGGTAACCCGAGAGGGGCCCCTCGTCCAAACAGTGCTCTACCTCCAATAATCATCACTTGAGGCTAGCCCTAAAGCTATTTCGGAGAGAACCAGCTATCTCCAAGTTCGATTGGAATTTCTCCGCTACCCTCAGTTCATCCGCTCACTTTTCAACGTAAGTCGGTTCGGTCCTCCATTCAGTGTTACCTGAACTTCAACCTGACCAAGGGTAGATCACCTGGTTTCGGGTCTACGACCAAATACTCAACGCCCTATTCAGACTCGCTTTCGCTGCGGCTCCACATTTGCTGCTTAACCTTGCATCAGATCGTAACTCGCCGGTTCATTCTACAAAAGGCACGCCATCACCCATTAACGGGCTCTGACTACTTGTAAGCACACGGTTTCAAGTTCTCTTTCACTCCCCTTCCGGGGTACTTTTCACCTTTCCCTCACGGTACTGGTTCACTATCGGTCACTAGAGAGTATTTAGCCTTAGGAGATGGTCCTCCCAGATTCCGACGGAATTTCACGTGCTCCGTCGTACTCAGGATCCACTCAAGAGAGAATATGTTTTCGACTACAGGATTATTACCTTCTTTGATTCATCTTTCCAGATGATTCGTCTAACATGTTCTTTTGTAACTCCGTATAGAGTGTCCTACAACCCCAACAAGCAAGCTTGTTGGTTTGGGCTCTTCCCGTTTCGCTCGCCGCTACTCAGGGAATCGATTTTTCTTTCTCTTCCTCCGGGTACTAAGATGTTTCAGTTCTCCGGGTCTGCCTTCTGACATGCTATAAATTCACATGTCGATAACATGACATAACTCATGCTGGGTTCCCCCATTCGGAAATCTCTGGATCAACGCTTACTTACAGCTACCCAAAGCATATCGTCGTTAGTAACGTCCTTCATCGGCTTCTAGTGCCAAGGCATCCACCGTGCGCCCTTAATAACTTAATCTATGTTTCCACCATATTTTGAATTGTTATTCAAAATAAATAGCTAAAACTAGTTATTAATCTTGTGAGTGTTCTTTCGAACACTAGCGATTATTTATGAATTCAAGCTTATTTAAAACTCTATTCACTCGGTTTTGCTTGGTAAAATCTTACTTACTTATCTAGTTTTCAATGTACAAATGAATGTTAATAAACATTCAAAACTGAATACAATATGTCACGTTATTCCCTCATCTTCGTAGAAGATGTTCCGAATATATCCTTAGAAAGGAGGTGATCCAGCCGCACCTTCCGATACGGCTACCTTGTTACGACTTCACCCCAATCATTTGTCCCACCTTCGACGGCTAGCTCCAAATGGTTACTCCACCGGCTTCGGGTGTTACAAACTCTCGTGGTGTGACGGGCGGTGTGTACAAGACCCGGGAACGTATTCACCGTAGCATGCTGATCTACGATTACTAGCGATTCCAGCTTCATATAGTCGAGTTGCAGACTACAATCCGAACTGAGAACAACTTTATGGGATTTGCTTGACCTCGCGGTTTCGCTACCCTTTGTATTGTCCATTGTAGCACGTGTGTAGCCCAAATCATAAGGGGCATGATGATTTGACGTCATCCCCACCTTCCTCCGGTTTGTCACCGGCAGTCAACTTAGAGTGCCCAACTTAATGATGGCAACTAAGCTTAAGGGTTGCGCTCGTTGCGGGACTTAACCCAACATCTCACGACACGAGCTGACGACAACCATGCACCACCTGTCACTCTGTCCCCCGAAGGGGAAAACTCTATCTCTAGAGGGGTCAGAGGATGTCAAGATTTGGTAAGGTTCTTCGCGTTGCTTCGAATTAAACCACATGCTCCACCGCTTGTGCGGGTCCCCGTCAATTCCTTTGAGTTTCAACCTTGCGGTCGTACTCCCCAGGCGGAGTGCTTAATGCGTTAGCTGCAGCACTAAGGGGCGGAAACCCCCTAACACTTAGCACTCATCGTTTACGGCGTGGACTACCAGGGTATCTAATCCTGTTTGATCCCCACGCTTTCGCACATCAGCGTCAGTTACAGACCAGAAAGTCGCCTTCGCCACTGGTGTTCCTCCATATCTCTGCGCATTTCACCGCTACACATGGAATTCCACTTTCCTCTTCTGCACTCAAGTTTTCCAGTTTCCAATGACCCTCCACGGTTGAGCCGTGGGCTTTCACATCAGACTTAAAAAACCGCCTACGCGCGCTTTACGCCCAATAATTCCGGATAACGCTTGCCACCTACGTATTACCGCGGCTGCTGGCACGTAGTTAGCCGTGGCTTTCTGATTAGGTACCGTCAAGACGTGCATAGTTACTTACACATTTGTTCTTCCCTAATAACAGAGTTTTACGATCCGAAGACCTTCATCACTCACGCGGCGTTGCTCCGTCAGGCTTTCGCCCATTGCGGAAGATTCCCTACTGCTGCCTCCCGTAGGAGTCTGGACCGTGTCTCAGTTCCAGTGTGGCCGATCACCCTCTCAGGTCGGCTACGCATCGTTGCCTTGGTAAGCCGTTACCTTACCAACTAGCTAATGCGGCGCGGATCCATCTATAAGTGACAGCAAAACCGTCTTTCACTATTGAACCATGCGGTTCAATATATTATCCGGTATTAGCTCCGGTTTCCCGAAGTTATCCCAGTCTTATAGGTAGGTTATCCACGTGTTACTCACCCGTCCGCCGCTAACGTCAGAGGAGCAAGCTCCTCGTCTGTTCGCTCGACTTGCATGTATTAGGCACGCCGCCAGCGTTCATCCTGAGCCAGGATCAAACTCTCCATAAAAATTATGATGTTTGATTAGCTCATAAATACTAAATAGTTTGTAACGTTTCGTTACTGTTTATTGGAATTAACGTTGACATATTGTCATTCAGTTTTCAATGTTCATTTTCTTACCGACAAGAATTAATTATACTCTTCATGGTTGTTTAAGTCAACAACTTTTTGAAATTAATTTTAGTCGTTTGTTTAATGATTCGTTAAGTTGTTTCGCTCAACAAATAAACACTATACAGACTTATTCTCGTTTTAACAACAGTAAAAATTACACTATCAAAAACAATTCAAATTACTCCGGAGGAAAAACCGAACTTTTTTTGTATGAAATTTAATTATAAACGTGTTATACAGAAAAATGGTTGCTAAAATAAAACTTAAACGCCTATACAAACCCTATTCACAAACTTTATTTTTGTTGTTCATTTTAAAATATTTTTACTATTTTACTATAATCCTTGTTTTTTATTCCAAATACTTTACATCATCCTTGGGTAAAGAAGGATTGATTCTTATCCTCATTAATAATAAATGTAATTATAAAAGCCTTTCCGTGAACTCAATAAGTCTGAATTCTAAAAAGCGAAACAGAAATCTTATCATATTCTTCTTTGTTTCAATCCATTACCGAACCCCAACTTGCTTTGTCTGTTGAATTTCTCAGTGAAATTCTCTATGTTGGGAAGATTCATATATAAGCGTGTTCAATCTTCTTCTATTTAAATGTAAATAAAGTCTAGAATATAGACTTATATCCCAGACTTTAAAATAGTAGATATTATTACATTTCCGTTCTACCTGCAATTGCTTTAGATAAAGTCACTTCATCAGCATATTCTAAATCGCCGCCTACAGATAAACCTTGTGCCAGTCTTGTGACTTTAATCCCAATTGGTTTAACCAACCTAGATATATACATTGCAGTAGACTCGCCTTCTAGGTTAGGATTCATAGCTAATATAAGCTCTTTCACCTCATCGTTTTTGAGGCGTTCAACTAATGCAGGTATATTGATGTCTTCAGGCCCAATACCATCCATTGGTGAAATCGAACCATGAAGCACGTGATATAAACCTTTATATTCACGCATTTTTTCCATTGCTATGACATCCTTGTCATCTTCAACTACACATATGACAGAACGATCTCGCTGTTTATCTTCACATATATAACAAGGATCATTTTCTGTAATATGCCCACAAACACTACAATAGGTAAGTTCTCTTTTAACATCAACTAGTGCTTTAGCAAACTTAACAACATCGTCTTCTTTCATATCTAAAGTATGAAAAGCCAGACGTTGAGCCGTCTTTGGTCCAATGCCTGGCAGTTTCATAAAACTATCGATAAGCTTTGATATAGGTTCTGGATAATGCATATTTCATCACATTCCAGGGATGTTTAAGCCTTGAGTATGCTTACCTAAACGTTGTTGTGTTAACTCATCTGCTTTATTCATCGCTTCATTTGTAGCCGCCAATACTAAATCTTGAAGCATCTCAATATCTTCTGGATCAACAGCTTCTTCTTTAATTTCTACATCCACAACTTCTTTATGACCTGTTACAGTAACAGTCACCATACCTCCGCCTGCTGTTCCAGCAACGCGTTCTTCTTTTAATTTCTCTTGTTCTTGAGCCATTTTCTTTTGCATTTTCTGCATTTGTTTCATCATTTGTTGCATATTTCCGCCACCGCGCATAATTTCATTTCCTCCTTAATAGTAAACAATTTCTATAAAAATTTAGCTTTTATTACATTATACATACCAAGATATCGCTTGTCATGTATCAGTCTTCATCAACTAAGTGTACAGTTTCCTCACCAAATAAGTCTTTAGCTTTTTGAGCAATATCTATTTGTTGAGACTGTTGTGTGCTTTGTTTTTCGCTTTGATGTGTTTCATTGGTGTTACGATTTTGTAAGTACTCTGCTCTCACTCTCAGCCATTGGTCAGCCGGCACTCCAACTACTTTGACAGTTTTATTAACTATATTACAAACTACACTTTCAATATTGTTTCTCTTTTCATCATCTTTATTTACTATTTCACAATGAATTTCTTCATCAAATTTAACTAACACATGATCTTCACTAGCTGCTACTGGTTCTGAATTCAGTAGCAAACTTACTAAAGACTTTTTATCATTACTTTTTGCATGATCAATCACTTCTTGCCAATGGTTCTTCAACAATTTGATATCATCTTTGTTTGCTTTGTCTAATACTTTCGCTATTTGTTGCATAGAAAACGTATTTTTAGATCGTTGAATCGTACGTGTTGGTTTCTTAGGTTGTTGACTAACTTTATTAGTTTTGATCCCTTGTTCTTTTAAGGTTTTAAGCTCATTTTCAAGTTGTTCTAAACGTTGTAATAACATCTCATTATCTGGTTCATTAGCTACCGATGCTGTTGCTACATTTTGTACAGTTTGAGGCTGTGTCTTAATCATTTCTGCAAGTTTAACTAGCAACACTTCAAAATGAACACTTTGATTTACACTGAACCTAATGGATACTAGTGTATCATTGATGATATCTATCATCCTGTATAACATATCTAAGTCGAAATGAATAAGTGATTCAAAATGAACGGATTCGTTAGACGTTTTATTCATAATTGTATCTCTAACAAAGTAAATCATATCATTAATGAGTCTGTTGACTTCTTTACCTTCTGAAATAAAATGATGATATCTATTAAATGCGGCTTTAACATCACTTTTTACAATGTCATTAAATAACTCATTTAATGCCGCTTCATCAACACTACCTGTAACATTTAAAGCATCTTGTAAAGTAAGTCGTTCGTCTCCAAACGCTATTGCTTGATCCATAATGCTTAATGCATCTCGCATACCACCTTCTGATGCTTTAGCAATAAATTCTAATGCTGCGTCATCGTAATCCAAAGATTGAGAATTAGCTACATACTTAAGTCTATCTATAATTTGGTCACTGCTAATTGCTTTAAAGTCAAATCGTTGCGCTCTCGAAATAATAGTGGGTGGAATTTTATGTGGTTCTGTTGTTGCCAAGATAAATATAGCATGCGCTGGTGGTTCTTCTAATGTTTTAAGCAAAGCATTGAAAGCACCAGTAGTTAACATATGAACCTCATCAATAATATATACTTTATACTTAGATTCACTAGGTGCGTACTTAACTTTATCTCTAATATTCCTTATTTCATCTACACCGTTATTACTTGCAGCATCAATTTCAATTACATCGTTATTCGTACCTTGTGTGATTCCTTTACAAATCGCACATTCATTACAAGGTTCACCATCGTCACTATTAAGACAATTAATAGCTTTGGCAAAAACCTTTGCAATACTAGTTTTACCCGTACCTCTCGGACCACTAAAAATATATGCATGGGATTGTTTACCTTTTGAAATTGCATTACGCAGCGTTTTAGTTACATGCGTTTGTCCAACCACATCATCAAAACTTTGCGGTCTATACATACGATACAAAGCTTGGTAATCCACCGTAGCACCTCCATTAACAATTACTCATTATTATATCACGCTCTTATATTTTCTTATCAATTAAAATCAATCCAGTACTTCCGGATAATACACCGTCATTCCAGACCATTCATTTTGAACTGGTTTTAGAAATTTTACTAATAATGATTGATGATTTCGTTTTTCTTCTATATGTATATTATATAAATGGGCTGCTTCATAATCAGATTTCTCAAAGTACTGAGGATGATTATTTACAAAAATAGCACAATAGCCTTGTTCTTTAGCACGTTCTTCTACAGCTTTTAACAGGGCTTGACCTAAACCTTGGTTTCGAATAGATTTATCTACTGACAGTGCACCAATGGCTAACGCTATCGCTTTTTTGTTTTTAGACGACAACTTAACCTCTGCTAACACAACGTGACCTATAACTTCATTCAATTCATTCTTAGCTATAACTTCTAATTCATAATTGTAGCTTTCAAGTTTTCTTAGATTTTTAACGCGCGCTCGATCTTGCCAACTGGATTCTGGATTTAGATTATAATTATTTTCTATACTATTTAGTGACGTTTCATAATCGACCTCTGTTAAAGTACTTAAATAAATATGCATGTATCCTCCATTTTAATAAGCCATTCTATATTTCGACGTAAATTTTTTAATTAACTAGGTTTTCATTTTACAACGATATAACTTTAACAAATTATTCGTTATTAATCCATTTAATAAAAATGACTTGAAGTAAAACATCACACTTAACATCAAACATTGAAATGAATATTTAGATAAATAATTATAGTGTTTCG
Encoded proteins:
- the recR gene encoding recombination mediator RecR, coding for MHYPEPISKLIDSFMKLPGIGPKTAQRLAFHTLDMKEDDVVKFAKALVDVKRELTYCSVCGHITENDPCYICEDKQRDRSVICVVEDDKDVIAMEKMREYKGLYHVLHGSISPMDGIGPEDINIPALVERLKNDEVKELILAMNPNLEGESTAMYISRLVKPIGIKVTRLAQGLSVGGDLEYADEVTLSKAIAGRTEM
- a CDS encoding YbaB/EbfC family nucleoid-associated protein; protein product: MRGGGNMQQMMKQMQKMQKKMAQEQEKLKEERVAGTAGGGMVTVTVTGHKEVVDVEIKEEAVDPEDIEMLQDLVLAATNEAMNKADELTQQRLGKHTQGLNIPGM
- the dnaX gene encoding DNA polymerase III subunit gamma/tau translates to MDYQALYRMYRPQSFDDVVGQTHVTKTLRNAISKGKQSHAYIFSGPRGTGKTSIAKVFAKAINCLNSDDGEPCNECAICKGITQGTNNDVIEIDAASNNGVDEIRNIRDKVKYAPSESKYKVYIIDEVHMLTTGAFNALLKTLEEPPAHAIFILATTEPHKIPPTIISRAQRFDFKAISSDQIIDRLKYVANSQSLDYDDAALEFIAKASEGGMRDALSIMDQAIAFGDERLTLQDALNVTGSVDEAALNELFNDIVKSDVKAAFNRYHHFISEGKEVNRLINDMIYFVRDTIMNKTSNESVHFESLIHFDLDMLYRMIDIINDTLVSIRFSVNQSVHFEVLLVKLAEMIKTQPQTVQNVATASVANEPDNEMLLQRLEQLENELKTLKEQGIKTNKVSQQPKKPTRTIQRSKNTFSMQQIAKVLDKANKDDIKLLKNHWQEVIDHAKSNDKKSLVSLLLNSEPVAASEDHVLVKFDEEIHCEIVNKDDEKRNNIESVVCNIVNKTVKVVGVPADQWLRVRAEYLQNRNTNETHQSEKQSTQQSQQIDIAQKAKDLFGEETVHLVDED
- a CDS encoding GNAT family N-acetyltransferase, encoding MHIYLSTLTEVDYETSLNSIENNYNLNPESSWQDRARVKNLRKLESYNYELEVIAKNELNEVIGHVVLAEVKLSSKNKKAIALAIGALSVDKSIRNQGLGQALLKAVEERAKEQGYCAIFVNNHPQYFEKSDYEAAHLYNIHIEEKRNHQSLLVKFLKPVQNEWSGMTVYYPEVLD